The following proteins are co-located in the Streptomyces sp. NBC_00435 genome:
- a CDS encoding DUF7144 family membrane protein, translating to MAQTTPPSRAPNNRYADDGQNPWAASGAVFAGVLMLVEGVLGILKGIVGIANDDVYARLGEYTFKFDVTAWGWIHLVLGIVLAVVGAGILKGAPWARVTGVVIVALDIILNFLWLPYTPLWGLISIALGIFIIWALCTESSRSHTG from the coding sequence GTGGCACAGACAACGCCCCCCAGCAGGGCCCCCAACAACCGGTACGCCGACGACGGCCAGAACCCGTGGGCGGCCAGCGGCGCCGTGTTCGCCGGAGTCCTGATGCTCGTGGAAGGCGTCCTCGGCATCCTGAAGGGAATCGTCGGCATCGCGAACGACGACGTCTACGCGCGCCTGGGCGAGTACACCTTCAAGTTCGACGTCACGGCGTGGGGCTGGATCCACCTGGTCCTGGGCATCGTGCTCGCGGTCGTCGGCGCGGGCATCCTCAAGGGCGCACCCTGGGCCCGGGTCACGGGCGTGGTGATCGTCGCGCTGGACATCATCCTCAACTTCCTGTGGCTGCCCTACACGCCGCTCTGGGGCCTCATCTCGATCGCCCTCGGCATCTTCATCATCTGGGCCCTGTGCACGGAGAGCAGCCGCTCCCACACCGGCTGA
- a CDS encoding DUF11 domain-containing protein, with amino-acid sequence MTTTPGRRPAVRALAPLLCAAALWAGPAPGAAALPAGGHTVEVTAQHAKAPGDLITYTLTARNKGPSVARKVTATDKLPTGISFVGSSDGCTATGQTVTCGPEPQLNAGETRSWSFQARLSPSYQGDGSDLGNSATGSSEATDPDPANNKPDPVLPPGPFGPVSDLATVKTPLGAGPTVPGQEYEYEVRTTNKGPSDARNVVVADALPDGLTFVSSADPCTASGRTVTCGPLARLVPGAEVVWTFKVKLDAAYAGDGSDLRNTATSSSASKDPEPADNTSHAVLPPGGVTAPQADVWTTKRPANDTPIAPGQTFEYVVTATNDGPSRAVNTAITDRLPSQLAFVSSPDGCSVTAGTVSCGPVAVLEPSASRTWRFTVRLDSGYTGNGSDIRNTATAVSRTADPKPGNNTSSPAGLPGSTVNKPTADLAVTKEAVGTKPPVPGESFDYRIRVRNNGPSADAFNVKLSDALPEGLSYVASSPAGCTVAGHLVTCKRTSPLKVGETVEYLLTVKVDPAYGGDGSDLRNTAQVTADNIDPASENDKSTATVPGGHVTDPAADLAITKKPVQTTPVAPGETFDYALTVTNNGPSQAEQITVSDTLPTALSFVSGDATCTSGRTVTCGPLPQLAPGASMTWVIKVKLDPEYTGNGSDIRNTATVDSLTSDPKPANNTSAAAGPPGGTVKDPTADLEVGKTTP; translated from the coding sequence ACGGAACAAGGGCCCGTCGGTGGCCCGGAAGGTCACCGCCACGGACAAGCTCCCCACCGGGATCTCCTTCGTGGGCTCCTCCGACGGCTGCACCGCGACGGGCCAGACCGTCACCTGCGGACCCGAACCCCAGCTGAACGCCGGGGAGACCAGGAGCTGGAGCTTCCAGGCCCGGCTGAGCCCCTCGTACCAGGGGGACGGTTCCGACCTCGGCAACAGCGCCACGGGCAGCTCCGAGGCCACGGATCCCGACCCCGCCAACAACAAGCCGGATCCGGTGCTGCCGCCGGGACCGTTCGGTCCCGTCTCTGACCTGGCCACCGTCAAGACCCCGCTGGGCGCGGGGCCGACCGTCCCGGGCCAGGAGTACGAGTACGAGGTCCGTACGACCAACAAGGGCCCCTCCGACGCGCGCAACGTCGTGGTGGCCGACGCCCTGCCCGACGGGCTGACCTTCGTGTCCTCCGCCGACCCGTGCACCGCTTCCGGACGGACCGTCACCTGCGGTCCGCTGGCCCGACTCGTCCCCGGCGCCGAGGTGGTGTGGACGTTCAAGGTGAAGCTGGACGCCGCCTACGCCGGTGACGGCAGCGACCTGCGCAACACCGCGACCTCCTCCTCCGCGTCCAAGGACCCGGAGCCCGCCGACAACACCTCGCACGCCGTGCTGCCACCGGGCGGGGTCACCGCCCCGCAGGCCGACGTGTGGACGACCAAGCGGCCGGCCAACGACACCCCGATCGCCCCCGGGCAGACCTTCGAGTACGTGGTCACCGCGACCAACGACGGCCCGTCCCGCGCCGTGAACACCGCGATCACCGACAGGCTGCCCTCGCAGCTCGCCTTCGTCTCCTCCCCCGACGGCTGCTCGGTGACCGCCGGTACGGTCAGCTGCGGCCCGGTGGCCGTACTGGAGCCCTCGGCATCCCGGACCTGGCGGTTCACCGTCCGCCTCGACAGCGGGTACACCGGCAACGGATCCGACATCCGCAACACGGCGACCGCCGTCTCGCGGACCGCGGACCCCAAACCGGGGAACAACACGAGCAGCCCGGCGGGCCTGCCCGGCAGCACCGTCAACAAGCCGACCGCGGACCTGGCCGTGACCAAGGAGGCCGTCGGGACCAAGCCGCCGGTGCCGGGTGAGAGCTTCGACTACCGGATCCGGGTCAGGAACAACGGCCCGTCGGCCGACGCCTTCAACGTCAAGCTCAGCGACGCGCTCCCCGAGGGCCTCTCGTACGTGGCGTCCTCCCCCGCCGGTTGCACCGTCGCCGGACACCTGGTGACGTGCAAGCGCACCAGCCCGCTCAAGGTCGGCGAAACGGTCGAGTACCTGCTCACCGTCAAGGTGGATCCCGCCTACGGCGGGGACGGCAGCGACCTGCGGAACACCGCCCAGGTGACGGCCGACAACATCGACCCGGCGAGCGAGAACGACAAGAGCACCGCGACCGTACCCGGCGGGCACGTCACGGACCCCGCCGCGGACCTCGCCATCACCAAGAAGCCCGTCCAGACCACCCCCGTGGCCCCGGGCGAGACCTTCGACTACGCCCTGACCGTCACCAACAACGGCCCCTCCCAGGCCGAGCAGATCACGGTCTCCGACACGCTGCCCACCGCCCTGAGCTTCGTGTCCGGCGACGCCACCTGCACCTCGGGACGGACCGTCACCTGCGGCCCGCTGCCGCAGTTGGCGCCCGGGGCCTCGATGACCTGGGTGATCAAGGTGAAGCTGGACCCGGAGTACACCGGCAACGGCTCCGACATCCGCAACACCGCCACCGTCGACTCCCTGACCAGCGATCCCAAGCCCGCGAACAACACGAGCGCGGCCGCCGGCCCGCCCGGCGGCACGGTCAAGGACCCGACGGCCGACCTGGAGGTCGGCAAGACGACCCCCTGA